The following coding sequences lie in one Rutidosis leptorrhynchoides isolate AG116_Rl617_1_P2 chromosome 6, CSIRO_AGI_Rlap_v1, whole genome shotgun sequence genomic window:
- the LOC139852144 gene encoding large ribosomal subunit protein eL6-like, which yields MAPKQKTPHGSRNPDLIRGIGKFSRSKMYHKRGLWAIKAKNGGVFPRHDKKPAEAPAAVKPPKFYPADDVKKPLVNKRKAKPTKLRVSITPGTVLIILAGRFKGKRVVFLKQLTSGLLLVTGPFKINGVPLRRVNQSYVIATSTKVDIADVSVEKFDDKYFSKQVEKKKKKGEGEFFEAEKEEKNQLSQDKKDDQKAVDAALIKTIEAVPDLKSYLGARFSLKAGMKPHELVF from the exons ATGGCGCCAAAACAAAAAACTCCTCATGGTTCACGAAACCCGGATCTCATCAGAGGTATTGGCAAGTTCTCCCGCTCTAAAATGTACCACAAGAGAGGTTTATGGGCAATCAAGGCCAAAAACGGCGGCGTTTTCCCCCGCCACGACAAAAAACCGGCCGAAGCTCCGGCTGCCGTCAAACCGCCAAAGTTTTACCCCGCTGACGATGTTAAGAAGCCGCTTGTTAATAAGCGCAAAGCTAAGCCTACTAAGCTCAG GGTTAGTATTACACCAGGGACTGTTTTGATAATATTGGCTGGGAGGTTTAAGGGGAAAAGAGTTGTGTTTTTGAAGCAGCTTACTTCTGGATTGCTTCTTGTTACTG GTCCCTTCAAGATTAATGGTGTTCCTTTAAGAAGGGTTAACCAATCATACGTGATTGCCACCTCAACTAAGGTTGACATTGCTGATGTAAGCGTTGAGAAGTTTGATGACAAATATTTCTCCAAGCAAgtcgagaagaagaaaaagaagggtGAAGGAGAGTTCTTTGAAGCCGAAAAGGAG GAGAAGAACCAGTTGTCACAGGACAAGAAAGACGATCAGAAGGCTGTTGATGCAGCATTGATAAAAACAATTGAAGCTGTTCCTGATCTGAAGAGTTATTTGGGTGCCAGATTTTCTTTAAAGGCGGGCATGAAGCCACACGAACTTGTTTTTTAG